In the genome of Kwoniella shandongensis chromosome 6, complete sequence, one region contains:
- a CDS encoding aspartate-tRNA(Asn) ligase — translation MTIAPPNDNETQTTSPNALQKLSHALKPSTIAAKLGHNHSNDKEDGTHIRTSEDQLGKQEQRTERKRAEKEEKEQRTQAERQEVEHRRQQEDEIAAKEEDPEMRARYGDLEHPDEISLLDDVVKMSAGREVTFRARIHTQRSLSSKLDFVIFRHRGFTLQGVLSSNCSEHMIKWVERLPDESIVQVSGLLQPPPQPITASTDTQLELQVQSIHLVEPSRHIPFGLYHGEPPPQRSRLHNRTLDLRHPSNQAIFKIRSRILRVFRDTLDDLGFLEINTPKLQPAATESGAEVFRVNYFGRKAFLAQSPQLMKQMAISADFGRVYEIGPVFRAENSNTHRHLTEYTGLDIEMSLQQDYHEVFHVLETVMKNIFKAISSMKDELHRVREMWPSEEFKWFDQTPIIPFTEAVQMLRDDGRDVEEEDLSTPDEIRLGELVHQKYGADFYIVDRFPISARPFYTANDGHKSTNSFDMFVRGQEICTGGQRINDPIKLRESMREAGIPESDMEEYLSAFDWGMPPHGGAGLGLERIITFFLDLPDVRLASLFHRDPQSLPAKSASLPHPDADTTKPRTSENGDLPPLENLIANYGDATNTSWLDDRFKIWRDDRTGAAIGYVPQSNKFCMITGDPLCDEKQKKEVTLRFMAFVKQELKLRPVWMLVSEEMQDILANEYGWRTFSCTEEQRSDSDQADPELIQNNKEKKGVYKVKEVDASDEVFRKKCDERIEEWKAARDTKGKQVHLTEIAPWRDMEHRRYFVAEADPAHKEQSPEPNGASTKSTSNNMDQPVISTLVVLTRLSPSKGYQLKWALDFPQSPHGAIESTVQAALSAVPGEPVTFGAAVSENFVSKHGVGKLRARFMERTYRGIVKSMALDKKAGFRTKFGVRGEETYICFPKGGLKATELGEIVKFFE, via the exons ATGACTATCGCTCCCCCTAATGACAACGAGACCCAGACTACCTCACCCAATGCACTGCAAAAGCTCAGTCATGCGCTCAAGCCGTCAACGATAGCCGCCAAGCTGGGTCACAATCATTCGAACGACAAAGAGGATGGAACGCATATCAGGACGAGCGAAGACCAACTTGGTAAGCAAGAACAACGGACCGAACGCAAgagagcagagaaggaggagaaggaacagcGGACCCAGGCTGAGAGACAAGAAGTTGAACATAGGAGACAGCAGGAGGATGAAATAGctgcgaaggaggaagatccggagatgagagcgagatATGGAGACCTGGAACATCCGGACGAGATCAGCTTGTTGGACGACGTCGTCAAGATGTCGGCCGGGAGGGAGGTGACATTTCGAGCAAGAATACATACACAACGATCCCTTTCTTCGAAGCTGGATTTCGTCATCTTTAGACATAGAGGATTCACCCTCCAAGGTGTTCTTTCTTCGAACTGTTCCGAGCATATGATCAAATGGGTCGAACGATTACCGGACGAGTCGATAGTTCAGGTTTCTGGATTACTTCAaccaccacctcaacctATTACGGCTTCGACAGACACTCAACTAGAATTGCAAGTCCAATCAATACATCTTGTCGAACCGTCTCGTCACATTCCCTTCGGTTTGTATCATGGTGAACCACCTCCGCAGCGAAGTAGACTTCACAATCGAACGCTAGACCTGCGGCATCCCTCGAACCAGGCTATCTTCAAGATTCGCTCGAGGATATTGAGGGTCTTCCGAGATACATTGGATGACTTGGGCTTCTTGGAGATCAACACACCGAAGCTCCAGCCAGCGGCGACAGAATCTGGAGCGGAGGTATTTAGGGTCAACTACTTTGGTAGGAAGGCCTTCTTGGCTCAAAGCCCTCAATTGATGAAACAAATGGCAATCTCAGCAGACTTTGGAAGAGTGTATGAG ATAGGCCCAGTCTTCAGAGCTGAGAACAGTAATACACATCGTCATCTCACCGAGTATACCGGTCTTGATATCGAGATGTCTCTTCAACAAGACTACCACGAGGTTTTCCACGTCCTCGAGACTGTTATGAAGAACATCTTCAAGgcgatctcgtcgatgaaAGACGAGCTTCACCGCGTTCGTGAGATGTGGCCCAGCGAGGAGTTCAAGTGGTTCGACCAGACCCCCATCATCCCGTTCACTGAAGCGGTTCAGATGCTTCGTGACGATGGTcgagatgtggaagaggaggacctGAGCACACCTGACGAGATCAGGCTGGGAGAATTGGTGCATCAGAAATATGGTGCAGACTTCTACATCGTTGACCGCTTCCCGATATCCGCACGACCGTTTTACACAGCCAATGATGGACATAAGTCGACCAACTCGTTCGACATGTTCGTAAGGGGTCAAGAGATCTGTACTGGTGGACAGAGAATCAACGATCCTATCAAACTGAGGGAGAGTATGCGGGAAGCAGGTATACCAGAGAGCGATATGGAGGAGTACCTTTCCGCCTTCGATTGGGGGATGCCACCTCATGGTGGTGCTGGACTAGGTTTGGAACGAATCATCActttcttcctcgacttgcCAGACGTCCGACTGGCCTCACTCTTCCATCGTGATCCCCAATCACTACCAGCTAAGTCGGCCTCTTTACCACATCCAGATGCCGACACGACCAAACCTCGAACATCCGAAAATGGCGACCTACCACCTCTCGAAAACCTCATCGCTAACTATGGTGACGCAACAAACACTTCATGGCTTGATGATCGATTCAAGATTTGGCGAGACGACAGAACGGGTGCCGCAATCGGCTACGTGCCTCAAAGCAACAAGTTCTGTATGATCACCGGGGATCCGCTTTGCGacgagaagcagaagaaggaagtcaCGCTTCGTTTCATGGCGTTTGTCAAACAGGAACTCAAGCTTCGTCCGGTATGGATGCTGGTCTCTGAGGAGATGCAAGATATCCTTGCCAATGAGTACGGTTGGAGGACATTCAGCTGTACGGAAGAGCAAAGATCCGATTCCGATCAAGCAGATCCCGAGTTGATtcagaacaacaaggagaagaaaggagtgtacaaggtgaaagaggtggatGCGTCGGACGAGGTATTCAGGAAGAAGTGCGACGAGAGGATCGAAGAATGGAAAGCGGCGAGAGACACAAAGGGCAAACAGGTCCACTTGACCGAGATCGCACCATGGAGAGATATGGAGCACAGACGGTACTTTGTAGCCGAGGCTGACCCGGCGCACAAAGAACAGTCACCAGAACCAAATGGTGCATCCACCAAATCAACATCGAACAATATGGACCAACCGGTGATCAGTACACTGGTTGTCCTTACTCGACTTTCGCCTTCGAAGGGATATCAACTGAAATGGGCTCTGGACTTCCCACAATCACCTCACGGCGCTATCGAATCGACCGTTCAAGCCGCCCTTTCTGCCGTACCTGGAGAACCAGTAACTTTCGGAGCTGCCGTTTCGGAGAACTTTGTCTCAAAACACGGAGTCGGCAAGTTGAGAGCCAGGTTCATGGAAAGGACCTACAGGGGAATAGTGAAGAGCATGGCTCTGGATAAGAAAGCAGGGTTCAGGACGAAGTTTGGAgtgagaggagaagagaccTATATCTGTTTCCCGAAAGGAGGGCTAAAGGCGACGGAGCTAGGGGAGATTGTAAAGTTCTTTGAATAG